AAAAGGAAAAAGAAAAAAAATTGATAAAAAGCTTAAAGAATTTGAAAGGAAAGAAACTGGGAATATTTTATATTAATTTGTCATAAAATAGGGTGATACTATGAATGAAATGGAATTAATGCAAATAAAGGAGTTTGTTAAAGATATGGACAAACAGCAAAAAATTGTTTATTATGAGCAAAAGAAAAAGAATGCTGGAATTGCAGTATTGCTTAGTGTTATAATTCCCGGGGCTGGACAAATATACCTTGGAAAGGTTGGAAAGGGAATTATATTGTTCATAACTACTGGAACATTAATTGCATTTGGATTATTGCTATCTCTATTGGTCATTGGAATACCTCTTTTGTTATTAGGTGTCTTATTATTTGGATATATAGTATTTACGACGCCTATAAGTCAGCAAAAGATTACAATGCCCAACTTTATGAAATAATATTTGGCAATAATACTCATACTGAAAATAAATCTTAGTAAATGTGAGAGTATGGGTAGTAGTTCCTTAAAGACTTTCTTTATCTTATTAACTTTATCATTCATAGGTTTTATACTTGGAGTTGCTGTAAGAAATTATTGGTTTTGGTTTTTGGCTGCAATTCCAACAATTGTATTGGAAATCTGGATTATTTATAAATTTATCACTTGGAAGCATTTCTGGAAAGTCGTTTTGCCATTTCTAATAATCATATTTATAGCCTCTCCAGAATCTGCAATACTTTTGGTTTTTAGTTTATATATTCTAAGACAGGCACTGCTTTGTATAAAAGAGAGTTCAAAGACAGAAAATAACAAAAAAATATATGAATAATTACATATATTAAAATTGAGGGATTGAGGTGGGATATTATGGAAATTAGGATATATATTCCAAAAGAAAATGAAAAGGGGGAGTTTTACAGAAGATTGCTTATAATATCAAACAATGAAATAAAGTATAATTTAAAAATTGGTTTTTTAAGTTATTCAAATATTGATTTACCAGAGGAACTATACGAATCTTTAGTATTAATCCATAATTGTGGTAGAGCCTATTTATTAAACTTTGGAGACATATCTGAGGATGAGGAGTTAATAAGATTAATTGTAAAGGAAGTAATAAATGAAATGGCTCCACTTAGTGATTTTTTAGAAAGTCCAGCATTGTTTGTATTTCTAAATGAAGACCAAAAAATAGACTTAGATAATTTAGACTCTGAATTAAAAATAACTTTATATTATTTCATGTTTTTCATAGGAATGAAAGATTAAATCCCACAAAAATAGAAATTGTTGAGTTTGAATTATAGTTAAAAATAATACCGTTGAAAATTTTATTATAACAACATATAGGTGATAAAGTGATAGTCATTCAAAAATCAGATCTTTCTTATGAAGACCTTGACAAATTTTTAAAAAGTATAAAATATTTAGAAAATAATATCCGAGAAAATCCTGATAAGTTCAATATGGAGTTAAATAATGAATTGAGAGAGATTTACCATATACTATATTTAGTTAAAAAGCAGAATCCTCATATTAACTTAAAATCTGAAATTAATAAAATATTAAACAATCCAAATTATGATGGAATTATAGGATATTTCATCCATAATAATAAAGCTATATTTTATGTAAAATATGGAGATAAAATTTACATTCCACACTATAATGTCATATTTTTAGCATCAATGTTTTTAGAACATAATGTTAGTGTTGATAATGTCAAATTAAGTATCGCTAAAGAACAGCGCGGTACATTATACATAAGAGTTATTTCTCCAGAACTCAAAAAAAGGAATTTTTATTATTTATTTAATGGAAAATATACTGTAGATGATAATGGCTACTTAATGGATGGACCTAGAAAAAAAGTTAAAAGTTTTTTAAATATTAAAATTCTGGGAATGGAAAATAACGACTCTATTATAAACAATAGTGAGGAAAACTCAAATCCTATAGGAATCGTTGCAAAAC
This genomic stretch from Methanocaldococcus sp. harbors:
- a CDS encoding DUF6677 family protein, which encodes MNEMELMQIKEFVKDMDKQQKIVYYEQKKKNAGIAVLLSVIIPGAGQIYLGKVGKGIILFITTGTLIAFGLLLSLLVIGIPLLLLGVLLFGYIVFTTPISQQKITMPNFMK